The following nucleotide sequence is from Cottoperca gobio chromosome 20, fCotGob3.1, whole genome shotgun sequence.
TTTTTGTGAGTCTTGAAAGATTCTGGATTGTCTGCAACGCGGCCTCTCGTCCTTGTTGTGGTGCTGGTCTGGTGAGCCACCATGTGAGTgaccagaagagagagagcgagagaaagagagactttTACATTACACCTATCTatcatatctctttactttagccttttaatggtgatatatatggctctgatagtttaaaacatttacaagaatggtgtgccaatgttatttcatactattttatctgctattttatactattttaattctgctattgttataatggtacttcagactcatgtacatcaacactgtgattattgttctgtaaatgctcttattctaatCTGTACTAAtagttatgtttttgctgtgaagcactttgagctgcaattcttgcatgaaaggtgctatacaaataaagcttattattattattattattattattatattattattattattattattattattattattattattattattattatctacgACGGTGGTAGGACAGTAGATTTCGTGTTTTTTTCACAACCTGCGTGGGATCTGAACAGGTTTTACTGAATGTTCATTAGTTCTAAATgattatttgattgtatttatgCTGAATTGATGTTGAAGAGTTCTAATTGTTATAGAAGTGTTGTTATATTAGTGATAAGACATtgagaagaaacaagtccttgtttttaaaatgagagaataaatcatttacatttaatcgTGTGTCTTGTTCACCATTTCTACACAATATCCATTTTCTCCTGAGCAACCTAGTATCTTCTCATGCACTGGCCCATAGTTAACATGTATCCACTGATTTGTTGATACAATTCTGTGCTCAGTATTCTGTACTAGTGTTACATAATGCATTTAAGTGAcaaggaaataaagaaatgtgtgtgtgtgtaggaatgTTTAGGAATGTGTTCTAGCAGGCTGAGCAACATTCCAGTTACGGCAAAATGAAGCTCTTAATCTACTTCagtttcattttattgtttcacAAATAAATTCCTAGGCTTCAAAGGATAAACACGTCACGCTGGACCACGAGGGCAAAGTTCAGAGTACGACTAGAACTAGACCCTCAGTTTCTACATGTTAGCAAATGATTAGCTTGTTATACGATTTCAGTCGAAACGTTGATTCATCCACATCAGAAAAGATATTCCTCACTGATCTCTCGAGGTATACACAGTATGTAGCTGTGTACGTAGTGTGCTGAGGTCTTTAGAGATGTATTCCTTCGCACAGTGTGAATGTATTTTAGTATCACAAATTAAACTGAATCTGACTGAAGGACGATATCTGAAAACTTTGACTTAATACCGAAACTATCTGAATGTCTCTGGTCTGTCTTTAAGTTTACACTGGAAGAAGATCAGAGGGGCTGTGAACGCCTCACTCACCTGCTTTGGTCGAAGTCCACAGAAAGGTCAAGAACACAACAAACCCGACATTCTTGCCCAGAGCCATACCCCGGTAAATGTTACTCCGCAAAGAATGTGAAAGCAAAGCTGTCTGAACAGCTGAGGCTAACTTTAGACTGACTGCATCTAtcaggagggtgtgtgtgtgtgtgtgtgtgtgtgtgtgtgtgcgtcagcaGGATAAGATTGTAGTTCTGTCAAACATTAACTGATTCaaactcaaaacattttttccGACCATGACCTTCTTTtgaattttaataataataatagaggaCACAGCTTCATGCTTGTTTGTCAGAATTAAAGCCAAActaaaatgcatttcattttatcAATCAGCAAAACTTCATTACTCACAATTCAAATATGTTGGGAGTGAACATAAGAGCTTTCGTTCATAGTCAGCAGTGTATTACTCACAGCTTTAACGATGAATGTTTTAATCTTGAGTCCCAATAGTTCAGATTGTTGCTTGCTTTACTCACTAATGCTCTTAATACCAGTGAACCAAGACTTCAGGTTCAATGAGCACAAAGGACTTGTGCGTGGGGAGATGTGGAAGCTCCTGTGAGGGGGAGTTGCAGGAGGGAAGATGGGAGTGGCTGAAAGAAGGAGCTGAGAGACTCAGACAGACCAACACATCGTGCACAGTACATTACTTTTTTGtgacatactataatatgactattttaaatgatttgtttatggCATACAATACTatggagtttttgttttttgagattCTTTATGAAACTTTTATGGCACACGATGCTATGACATCATTTATTACATCATTTATGACATACTCTTATATGACTTTATGACATTTCTTCAGGCCTCGTCTATTGGTATcggccttccaaacagaacaacGTAAggctgtgagttcaatacccgagctgccaccattgttccCCTGAGCAATCTACTCAACCCCAAGTTGCAGGGAGTTTTTTCcgagttagttcactgtaagtcactctggataagagcgtccgctAAATGACCTTTTCTTAGTGTGCCATAAATAGTTATTTATTCATGACACACCATGAGTGCAGACAGGTGTGGCACCGGTTACAcaagctgtaaaaacaacacttgTGGACTCTTCATGACAGATCTTCTTTTTGTAGAAATAAACGTATGTTTTCCTTATGACGGATAAAGTTGAGGGGTCCTCAGGTCACAGGCAGCCCGTTCTAAGGGACAGAGCCTTAAGAAAAGCAGCTGATTTAAGGCAAAGTGCACCTAATCTTAACTCCCATGAGGGACAAAGCCACTTCAACTCTTCTACCAGTAGTCCTGGAGACTGTGTGGTGAGCTACAGGTCTCTGCGAGTGTGAGCTGAGACCCTCTGTGATGTGTAATCTAAGTGGAAGAAACTTAGAAAGCTTTTACCTGTTGCTTGAATCAGAGGGAATCAATAATTCCCTCTCAGCTGGTGGTGATCCGGTCACACCATGGAGCACTGAGAGCGTGCTGCAGGTTGAGAATGCCTGAGAGCCTTACTTCAAGatattatattttgaatgaTCACCTCccaattaaaacataaataaagacatttaccAGGAAATTAAGTGTTTGACAGTCAATATTTGTTGACATCAGAAAAAATACTTCTGCTCGAAGGCACTCTTGGGCCCAGTATGAACAGGACTGTAGTTGTATATCAGcgcttctctctccttctcctcagaTTCAAATCTGTGAAAGTTCTTCCTGGCTGTAAGTAGAGAAAACAATAAGGATCCATCATGCAGCTACTGACCTTGTGATTAAAGGACCAACAATAACCTTCATACCTTCACTGACAAAGAATTCAGCCATGTAGAAGGTGATCTTCACCGCTGATGAAGAGTGTGGAATGTAAGACCTCGTCCATTCAAATGAATTTTTCTCTGGATGCCACTGTGTCCCGTAGATTGGGTAATCATAAGCTGCAGAGAGGTACGGGGACGAGAGAGGACTCATTAAACAAAGTTCCCTCCAGCATTAAGCTGTAAACTTGTGATGCTGCATCGTAACCACCTTCCACCGTCGACACAAACTCTGTGTTTCCATCCGTATTTGTGGAGAGAACTTTGTAAAGGTTTTTCAGCTCCTTGTTTGTGTTATGAGTCTGAAAGGAACAAACAGAGACGTTAGTTACAATGCACACAAACTACTCGCTGCTTTCTATGTTCTTAGATGTTCTTTTTAGATGACCAAAACTCCATTGTGGTGAAATATGAGCCTTCTTCCCTCCTTTGAACTCGTGTTCAAGGAGGGAAGAAGGATCATATTTCACCACAAACCCGTAATATTGGTGTACTCTAGCAGGCTCTTGCACGGCACTccttattatatatgttttctcATCATAATAGTAATACATGACGCACCGACACTGGCACACTCCACACGTGAGCGTTTGCTGTCAGAGGCTCAGATGCCAATTCTTCCATGAGTTCAGCTGGAAAGCCTTTAAACATCCTGCTGTGTTTGGCTTCTGGAAATGggtaataacattattttttttataattaataacacATATGCATATTATCATTGAATATTTAAAGAGGTTATTGTTAAGAAGGTGCATTGTTGTCCTGTAAATAAGACTATACATTGATGTTGAGATCTGCCGCGTGTGTAAAAAGAAGGTGATGTAGAGAATGGGTTTAAACCTCTGAGGTCTCCGGACATTTTCTAAATCTCATCTTAAATTCACCTTTCAAGACAAAGCCATACCATTAGTGAAGTCCAGCGGTAACGCCACATCTCTTGTGTTGGTACGTGACAGTAAATTATTTCCACTCGTCAAAACGGTCAGCTGCTCATATCCAAGACAGGTGCCCCACACAGGAAAATAGTCGCCTCTCTTGTTTGCCTGAAACATCACATAAAGTCTGCAGCATAATTCCACATCAAGACACTAAAAGCTGGTTATTAATACTTTACACTTTTACCTCAATAGCAAGGTCATAAAGGATTTTTGCAGCTCGTTGATACCCGGATGAGGTGATGTTGGCAGATCCGCCGGGATAAAGGATCCTGCTCACATAGGAACTGAGTCACGACTCGCAAAGACACAAAAgttcttttttttgcaaagaTAAATGCTAAATCTTATATTCCTATAACGTTCTTATTTATCTGAGACTTACAGCAGTTGCTGGTGTATCAGTCATACACATAGCAGAGGTATGTAAAAGTCTTGACAACCACAGACAAATTGCATTTCTAAATAACCACATAAATATATCttgtaattattcattattcatgagGCTTTAACTGCTGCtatattataacacatttaCCCATTAATGGAGTTGAACAGTGTCTTATACTCCTCTGGTGTCTGGTTAATCctgtacaaataaaaagaggaggTTAAAGGTTTTACTTCAAGAACGAGGAAAGATATTTGAGATAATAACTCACATGACAGGTACAACCCTCGCTCCTGCTGACTCCAGGAACTTCACATAAGAGGCAGCAATGTAAGCTGTGTGATTTGGGACGGGGGAATACAGATCTTGGGCTAGTACTCCttttgagagaaaaacaaaaacacaaagtttaaaTCAAGCAGAATCCCCACAGGctgaaaaataaagacaaaaaccGCAATTTCTTGAATGTAAACCAAACAGCACATCTCTGTATAGACTTTGTAACCATAAGCGTCTGGTTGTTTGACCATCAAGTCTACAGAAAGAGTGATTATTAGCGATGTCATTTCTTATTCTTTGTAAATAATGCTTGTCTGGAGAGCATTGGCTGAGCTTTACTTTGTAGATCCATGTCAGAGCCAAAGGCTATAACATGTGGTGTGCCTCAAGGGCTCAATATTGGGGCctcttttgtttctcatttatgtaaatgacatgtcGGAGTAAAATCAAGCTTTTATTGTATGTAGATTACTCTGCGTTACTGGTGGCTGGCAAAGATGTCCACCAGGTTGAGGTCATTCTTAGCAGAGAATTAGGAAATGTAAGGGATGGTTCACAGACAATAGTCACTTATGATCAGAGAGAGATCCAATGTGGCCAATGAACTAATGAGTTTAGCCTATCAAAATGTAGCTTAGCTTAATTTAGCATTGCTGTAAATAACGTAATAAACTTACCAATGATTGGTCTGTCATTTCTTTTGGCTGAAGAATAAAACAGCAGACACGTaagagaaatgcaaaacaagaacaagatcATTATTCTAAAAGTAGACATCAAGGTAAACGCAGAAAACAAAATGCTCCTAAACTCTAAATATGTGTTCAGCACTTTGttctgctttcttttccttttggtGGATCTTACCTTTGGTCTGCTCACATCCAGTCTGATTACTGACTGTAAGGCGGTTTATGTTTATACCAGCAGTAGTCAGCTCATCGTGTAACTTGCTGATGACGTCTTCAGTCAACACTCGAGTGCGAGCCAGGATCCAGGCGAAATCAACGTGAAAATGTCCAAAGTAATCAGAACAAGAGTACACCAGAGAATATGACTGGTGGTCTGTGGAGAGCACCCAGTAGGGACTGCCTGGAACTCCTGGACATGGATGGTATAGAATAGTCAGTGTAAGGTATtctgtattgtattataatagtaaaacatttatctgaAGTCACATCCACAGAACGTTAACCTTTAAAGAAGCTAACATCCAGAATAGCAGGTTGAGATGAGTTTTTAACTTTAGCAACACCCTCGATTGAGTTGATCTTCCCATTAGATCTGTGAGGAGGACGAgacaaaggaaaagagagaaaaggacaaCATATATTTTCACTTGAATTGTGCAAGACGTGCAAATCCATACACGGCAGATAAAAATGTtggaaacattgtttttaatccAGGCAGCTCAATCCTTACAGCAGCTCTGCATTGCGAACTTTGACCGTCCCATCAGCGAGCAGACTGTACGTCGCTTTGTTACATGTTCCTCTTTCAAACACAGCCGGGAGCTTCTCTATTTCATACCAGGTGCCCATATACTAGAAGGACAAGAGGACACAGTTGTTAGTCGTCAGCTGGCGAGACACTACAagttaaaacattgtttatcaTGCACTGATCAATTTCAAGAGTTTGAGGTAGTTTGCTTTCATAAAATGTCTTCAGACGAGTGAGAAATACACATGTTTTACTGCACTTTGTCTATTTGGTGTCCCAAAAGTTATATTAGATCAAATCCTGAGAATGCATGAGAATAATAACACATCAGTATTTTACCTCAGTAACGTTGAAGTCCTTTTGAACAGAAGGTTTGGGGCATTTGCCAAAGTGGTACGACTGAGCGTCGGCTGCCGCAGCAGTCAGCAGCAGCACGAGCAGCAC
It contains:
- the LOC115025757 gene encoding apolipoprotein D-like, which codes for MKAPQVLLVLLLTAAAADAQSYHFGKCPKPSVQKDFNVTEYMGTWYEIEKLPAVFERGTCNKATYSLLADGTVKVRNAELLSNGKINSIEGVAKVKNSSQPAILDVSFFKGVPGSPYWVLSTDHQSYSLVYSCSDYFGHFHVDFAWILARTRVLTEDVISKLHDELTTAGININRLTVSNQTGCEQTKGKIHQKEKKAEQSAEHIFRV
- the LOC115025756 gene encoding gamma-glutamyl hydrolase-like, producing the protein MSTFRIMILFLFCISLTCLLFYSSAKRNDRPIIGVLAQDLYSPVPNHTAYIAASYVKFLESAGARVVPVMINQTPEEYKTLFNSINGILYPGGSANITSSGYQRAAKILYDLAIEANKRGDYFPVWGTCLGYEQLTVLTSGNNLLSRTNTRDVALPLDFTNEAKHSRMFKGFPAELMEELASEPLTANAHVWSVPVSTHNTNKELKNLYKVLSTNTDGNTEFVSTVEAYDYPIYGTQWHPEKNSFEWTRSYIPHSSSAVKITFYMAEFFVSEARKNFHRFESEEKEREALIYNYSPVHTGPKSAFEQKYFF